Proteins co-encoded in one Garra rufa chromosome 7, GarRuf1.0, whole genome shotgun sequence genomic window:
- the LOC141339321 gene encoding beta-1,3-galactosyltransferase 2-like, with product MSSKKWFLVCLLVPGTALLLYLSYNPLIKGETEVNTHRYPVPQNTETQNEEEPGLYHVAYPRKYKFIIDQPNICEEQKPFLVVMVPVPPGDTNARNGIRMTWGGEKVVEDKVVVVLFIMGLNNEGTLQEQLRNESQQYKDLIQVNFLDSYRNLTIKTMMMMEWLSMNCQQASFAIKVDVDVLLNMNNLINMLVSLNPVPTNYMTGLVWYASPVMRNPFNKFFVPYDVYPKETFPPYPLGMCYIISLDLPQKFIEESRHIKPIYIEDAYLGMCLERLGIVPTKPPNMDQFVVTQTQYNRCYYSKLIAILTDSTNQMSSFWGDIHSTNNPC from the coding sequence ATGTCCAGTAAGAAGTGGTTCCTGGTTTGTCTCCTGGTTCCAGGAACTGCTTTACTACTGTATCTCTCTTATAACCCTTTGATAAAAGGGGAAACGGAGGTAAATACACACAGGTACCCTGTTCCACAAAACACAGAAACACAAAATGAGGAAGAACCAGGGTTGTACCATGTGGCGTATCCCCGAAAATACAAATTCATCATTGACCAGCCAAATATATGTGAAGAGCAAAAGCCCTTCTTAGTGGTTATGGTCCCGGTGCCTCCTGGGGACACCAACGCACGCAATGGCATCAGGATGACGTGGGGTGGAGAAAAGGTTGTAGAGGACAAAGTAGTAGTGGTGCTCTTTATTATGGGCTTAAACAATGAAGGTACATTGCAGGAGCAACTCCGCAATGAGAGCCAGCAGTACAAAGACCTTATCCAGGTCAACTTCCTGGATTCCTACAGGAATCTGACTATTAAAACCATGATGATGATGGAATGGCTCAGCATGAATTGTCAACAGGCGTCATTTGCTATAAAAGTGGACGTTGACGTGCTCCTCAACATGAACAACCTAATAAATATGCTTGTGAGTCTGAACCCAGTACCAACCAACTACATGACCGGGCTAGTGTGGTACGCAAGCCCTGTCATGCGAAATCCATTCAACAAGTTTTTCGTCCCCTACGATGTGTACCCCAAAGAAACATTTCCTCCGTATCCACTTGGGATGTGTTACATCATATCTTTGGATCTGCCACAGAAATTTATAGAGGAATCGAGGCACATTAAGCCCATATATATAGAGGATGCATATCTTGGCATGTGTTTGGAGCGTTTGGGTATTGTCCCAACCAAACCACCAAATATGGATCAGTTTGTGGTGACACAAACGCAGTACAATCGCTGTTACTATTCTAAGCTGATAGCAATACTCACAGACAGCACAAATCAGATGTCATCTTTTTGGGGAGATATTCATTCAACCAACAATCCATGCTGA